Below is a genomic region from Mesorhizobium sp. NZP2298.
AAACCACGACGATCCGGTTGCGCTTGACGCCGCTGGCGACCGCCAGCCGGGCGAAATCGCGGCCGGCCGCCGACGCGGCGACCTGATTGGCTGATCCGCTGGGGATCTGGATCGTCAATGTCGGAGCGGCACTCTTGTCATAGCCGTCGAGGAAACCGAGCAGCGTGTCGCGCTGCGAACCGGTCATGCCACGGTCGCCGGCGCCGACAGGAAGATCGATCTTCTGGTTCTTCTCCGCGATCACGATCGGATGGTTGGTGCGATAGTCGTCCGGAATGGCACCCACGGTGATGCTGTCGCGCTGGGCGCAACCGGCCAGCAAGGCCGTTGCCGCCGCCGCCAGGATCGAGAGCGCCCGCAGGCTGGCCCGTGAACGGCCGGTGCGCATCGTCGTGGCGATGCTCCTTGTGTTCAACGCTGACTGAGACATGTCCGCTTCCCCATTCACTTGTAGATAAAGCCGACAACGCCGTGATACCGGCCGTTGGGCTTGTCGGTCTGCATGGTGCCGTAGACGCGATTGACCTTGCCAAGGAACATGCCGGCGCCGTCGCTCGGAGGGTTGAAATTG
It encodes:
- a CDS encoding CpaD family pilus assembly protein, translated to MSQSALNTRSIATTMRTGRSRASLRALSILAAAATALLAGCAQRDSITVGAIPDDYRTNHPIVIAEKNQKIDLPVGAGDRGMTGSQRDTLLGFLDGYDKSAAPTLTIQIPSGSANQVAASAAGRDFARLAVASGVKRNRIVVVSYQAGSSETSAPVRVSYIAVRAQTDKCGRWPDDLAETSENKHYADFGCSYQNNLAAQVANPSDLLGPRKQTTIDAENRGAVIDVYRNRGISDEFLGNSEVTY